In the genome of Bubalus kerabau isolate K-KA32 ecotype Philippines breed swamp buffalo chromosome 8, PCC_UOA_SB_1v2, whole genome shotgun sequence, one region contains:
- the PRR15 gene encoding proline-rich protein 15, whose protein sequence is MADGSGTGSSGSWWNSLTNSRKKNKEAAGGAQPPAQPAPGEPAPPVQDWTSSSRENQHPSLLGGAGEPHKLDKLGGEKSGNSRRNLKISRSGRFKEKRKVRATLLPEGVRASEEAIFPGDPHDDKQ, encoded by the coding sequence ATGGCCGACGGCAGCGGCACCGGCAGCTCGGGCTCCTGGTGGAATTCGCTAACGAACAGcaggaagaaaaacaaggagGCCGCCGGGGGTGCGCAGCCGCCAGCCCAGCCTGCCCCCGGGGAACCCGCGCCGCCCGTCCAGGACTGGACGAGCAGTTCCCGGGAGAATCAGCACCCCAGTCTCCTCGGGGGCGCCGGCGAGCCCCACAAGCTAGACAAGTTGGGCGGGGAAAAATCGGGCAACAGCCGCCGAAATTTGAAGATCTCGCGCTCAGGGCGCtttaaggagaagagaaaagtgCGCGCCACTCTGCTCCCCGAGGGAGTCAGGGCCTCGGAGGAAGCGATCTTCCCTGGTGACCCCCACGACGACAAGCAATAG